Proteins encoded in a region of the Alosa sapidissima isolate fAloSap1 chromosome 19, fAloSap1.pri, whole genome shotgun sequence genome:
- the LOC121692704 gene encoding gametocyte-specific factor 1-like has product MTTVRFGTSCGPYKRITFREANPHWEDDGVLDDADQDKPVQCPFDTNHIIRTCRFAYHIQKCEKNNPELAAAMVTCPYNAQHRMLSYEMDQHVKKCINRQRVAEEFEVKVLPKFQVPVNTFSAPQSEEDWETESDNTTDTFIWGVSTHNLAPQNGCAGPKLTPTRAGPALRLPSTLPWKM; this is encoded by the exons ATGACGACTGTGCGATTTGGGACAAGCTGCGGACCATACAAAAGGATCACCTTCAGAGAAGCAAACCCGCACTGGGAGGATGATGGCG TTCTAGACGACGCAGACCAAGACAAACCTGTGCAATGCCCCTTCGATACGAACCACATAATTCGCACCTGTCGGTTTGCATACCACATCCAGAAATGTGAAAAG AATAACCCGGAGTTGGCTGCAGCGATGGTGACTTGCCCCTATAATGCACAACATCGAATGCTGAGCTATGAGATGGACCAGCACGTAAAAAAATGTATAAACCGACAAAGAGTGGCGGAAGAGT TCGAAGTGAAAGTTCTACCGAAATTTCAAGTCCCTGTCAACACATTTTCTGCACCCCAAAGTGAGGAAGACTGGGAGACAG AGTCAGACAACACTACTGACACATTCATCTGGGGTGTGTCCACTCACAACTTGGCTCCTCAGAATGGGTGTGCAGG GCCCAAGCTAACACCTACTAGGGCAGGTCCTGCACTACGTCTCCCATCAACCCTTCCTTGGAAAATGT GA